A genomic stretch from Streptomyces venezuelae ATCC 10712 includes:
- a CDS encoding HEXXH motif domain-containing protein, protein MIAAPPRPAAFAALAATRPGPAGAAFLRSGVHARRLLLLKALLVRVRRHRDELAPETLRGFETAWSLLERTERGAPGVVRGVLDYPTTGAWLAAALTEPVGPALDRHLARLELIAATAALRAGRPLDLLVRAPGGVLSLPGVGSVLVAPGPVRLTSRAQVVRIRSEGASGAPAALLRLADGRTGAVTGSGPGWRGLRGLSGGATRLDDLDPYRVPPGGVGTPARFAAERPDVDHAVWSGHWRAARELLRRTDRDRAAEVGRAVGALVPLRPQGPRSVGATLSVAPGAVLMTPSAGACDMAETLVHELHHSKLSTLHELVPLYRPGSTAALYRVGWRTDARPVAGVFQGAYAHLALADLWWRARDAPGVPGAWGARAAQQFDHVHDQVGEALAMLLESDELTNEGREFARQMRQLHASLGASPRARG, encoded by the coding sequence ATGATCGCCGCGCCGCCGCGCCCCGCGGCCTTCGCCGCGCTCGCGGCCACCCGGCCCGGCCCCGCCGGGGCGGCCTTCCTGCGGTCCGGTGTGCACGCCCGCCGGCTGCTGCTGCTCAAGGCCCTGCTCGTCCGGGTCCGGCGGCACCGGGACGAGCTCGCCCCCGAGACGCTGCGCGGCTTCGAGACCGCCTGGAGCCTGCTCGAACGGACCGAGCGCGGCGCCCCCGGCGTGGTCCGCGGCGTCCTCGACTACCCGACCACCGGGGCCTGGCTCGCCGCCGCCCTCACCGAGCCCGTGGGCCCCGCCCTCGACCGGCACCTGGCCCGCCTCGAACTGATCGCCGCCACCGCCGCCCTGCGGGCCGGCCGCCCGCTCGACCTGCTGGTCCGGGCCCCCGGCGGCGTGCTCTCGCTCCCGGGCGTCGGCAGCGTCCTGGTGGCGCCCGGCCCCGTCCGGCTGACCTCCCGTGCCCAGGTCGTACGGATCCGCTCCGAGGGCGCCTCGGGGGCCCCGGCGGCCCTGCTGCGCCTCGCCGACGGCCGTACCGGCGCGGTGACCGGCAGCGGCCCCGGCTGGCGCGGACTGCGCGGACTGTCCGGCGGCGCCACCCGGCTCGACGACCTCGACCCGTACCGGGTGCCGCCCGGCGGGGTCGGGACCCCGGCCCGGTTCGCGGCCGAGCGGCCCGATGTGGACCACGCCGTGTGGTCAGGGCACTGGCGGGCCGCCCGGGAGCTGCTGCGGCGGACCGACCGGGACCGGGCGGCCGAGGTCGGGCGGGCGGTCGGCGCGCTCGTCCCGCTGCGGCCGCAGGGTCCGCGCTCCGTCGGCGCCACGCTCAGCGTCGCCCCCGGAGCCGTCCTGATGACGCCCTCGGCGGGCGCCTGCGACATGGCGGAGACGCTCGTCCACGAGCTGCACCACAGCAAGCTGTCCACCCTGCACGAACTGGTGCCGCTCTATCGCCCCGGCTCCACCGCCGCGCTGTACCGGGTGGGCTGGCGCACCGACGCGCGTCCGGTCGCCGGGGTCTTCCAAGGGGCGTACGCCCACCTGGCGTTGGCCGATCTGTGGTGGCGGGCGAGGGACGCCCCGGGCGTACCGGGGGCGTGGGGCGCCCGGGCCGCTCAGCAGTTCGACCATGTCCACGATCAGGTGGGTGAAGCCTTGGCGATGCTGCTTGAATCCGATGAACTGACCAATGAGGGCCGGGAGTTCGCCCGGCAAATGAGGCAGCTCCATGCGAGCCTCGGCGCGAGCCCCAGGGCCCGTGGGTAA